The stretch of DNA ttgaggctgtgctgctgcagcaggagaacGAGCACGTGGAGGAGCCGGTCAGCGTTGGGAGCGTGGCTGGAGGCGGCCGCTACGACGGGCTGGTGGGGATGTTTGATCCCAAGGGCAGGAAGGTGCCCTGTGTGGGGGTCAGCATTGGGATCGAGCGGATCTTCTCCATCCTGGAACAGAGACTGGAGGTAGGTGATAGAGGCAGTGCATCGGGGAAGGGTTTAGGAAGCAAAATACTGTTTATTAGAGGTCTCCAGCTCCACAGTGCtcaagggaaaataattttggggGAGAAGGTGGCTTTTTGCATGCCTAATTATCGATGGACAGAAGACAGAGTTCTTTTCTGCAGCCCATTATGATGCAGGTGTGGGCATCTGAGGGCAGCATTCCCTAGGAGATGTCAAGGAAGTGTTAGAGACAGCCTTGAGCTCTGGGCCTGGCTCTGAGCTTTGTGCCCCGGTCATATTGTTCTTGTGTCTTGCCTCTGAAGTTTTCTGCCCTGGGAATTCTGAAGCAATGAATTTGGTAACTGCTGTGAACTCACTGTAATAAACCCCAGGAAAGCCTCTGTGAAGATTCATCATTGTTTGTTTGGTTCCAAGCCTGTGATTCCTAGCAAGTGAAGCTGAGGCAATGTGTTTGTACGTGAAGAATCAAAGGAGACATTGGAAAGCTGTCCTGGTCCCATCCAGGAGGTTAGCCAGGGTCTCCTAGGAACAGCAGCACACAATTAGTTAGTGTGACAGTATGCAGAATCCCTGAGGGGCTCATTAAAGGTGTCCAGGTTGTCACTGACTGAATTAAGATCTGGAGATGGATGATATGAGGTGTTGTGAGCTGCAGATTCCCACTCCCATGGATGCAGAGTCACTCCCGTGTATGTCCCATGTCTGTCCCTTCAGGCTTCTGGGGAGAAACTTCGAACAACTGAGACCCAAGTGCTGGTGGCTACACCACAGAAACACCTGCTTGCTGCCAGACTGAAGCTCATCTCTGAgctgtgggatgcagggatCAAGGTAAAGGAATGACTTGGGCTTGGCAGTGTCCCAGGTGAGGGAGGGAGAGCCTaaagggagctgcagcacagcaagacCAAATCTAATAGTTGTGTGTCTTCCCAAGATCTGGGTCTGTCTGAGATCACAAGATCCAAGTTGAAAcaagacctccaagatcatcaagtccaacctttagATCTAGGCAGGCAGAGGAGAACAGCCCAGAGCAGTAAAGTGGTTGCTGCAGGGTTTAGTATTGGTGCTTTACTGCAGTATTCATCAGAGCAAAGTTGGGTTAGTGATTCACCCTTCCCACTCCATCCTAGGCAGAGATGCTGTACAAGAAGGATCCTAAATTGCTGAAGCAGCTGCAGTACTGTGAGGACACAGGGATCCCCCTTGCTGCCATTgtgggagagcaggagctggcaaACGGAGTGGTCAAGCTGCGAGATGTTGCAACAAGAGAGGAGGTGAGAATGCCCCTTTTACACCAGTTTTCCAAACTCTAGGGATTACTGAAGAGCTCTGGGTCTTCCCTCAGTGTTCCTTTGGGAGGATCAAGATAGCGCAGGTCTATTGGGTGACTCCAGAAAACCAGTCACAAACTGTGTTGGTATCCTCAGTCTTTAAAAGTGCTTTTCTCTaatgctgctctgctttgcaggttGATATCCCCAGAGGAAAGCTTATTGATGAGATCAGGAGAAGGCTGGTGGAGCCCTGAGGACttttctggctggagctgcttggCTGAACTGCTGCACAACTGGAaccctcctgcagcacctcagCCATTCACTGCCTAAGGCTCATGACCTCGGCTAAGGCAGTGAGAACGGAGGAGTAAGAGGGTTTTAAAAGCTGTGGACGGTGCGGTCACCAGGTTAACCTTGTGGTTAGCTTCTCTGAATGTCAAGTTTGTCCCTGTATGTGTACAGCCATTTCCATCACTGTACTCGGTGGCACGGATGGATGTGGTGCGGCTGAATCCAGGATCAAGGCGGAACTCCACATTTGGGAGGGCTAATCCTTGGTATGTTGGGCACCTGCCCAGCTCAGGACGTGGGGCGAGGGGGGCAGTGGAAAAGGACCCCCGGCCCTGCTTGGGCTGCGGGGGCCGCTCCCGACCCGCAGCCGGGCGCGGAGCTGCGGGACCGCCCTGGAAGGCAGCACGTGTCCCATCACCGAGGGGCACAACGAGCGGCTGGAGCAGCGGCGCAGGCCGGGTCGCGCGTGGAGAGAGAGGCGGTATTTTTATACATTAAACAAAAACCCCGATTATAAACCCAAACCGCAGGCCCCGGCTTTTACTTCCCCGCGGTGGCGGCGCTGCGCGTGCGCGGTGGCCGCGCGGGAGTGGCGCATGCGCGGCGCGGGCGAGGACTCGCCATGGCGGCCGAGGAGGCGGCGGTGCGGGCCCAGGCGGAGACCGTGCGGAGGCTCAAACAGGACAAGGCCGATCCTGACGAGGTGCGGAGCTCTGGTGTTGCTGGGAATGaggtgcagggagagcagcagtaGGGCTGGGACGGGCGGGGAATGAGAACTGGGGCGCCGGCGGTgttgggatggggatgagggGCTTGAGGGAACtgagggtgctggggctgcgctgggagagcagctgggcGATGGGTGGGGAACTGAGAGTACTGGTGTAGAGGTTATTGGGCTGGGGCTGGCGGCTTTGGGAAGAAGGGTATCGGAAAGGATGGACgtgcagggctgggaagtgGAAGGTGATCATCACTCGTGGTGGTGATTCCGGTGTTAGATGGAGGGATGCTTGGGGAGAGTTAGAATGGGAGGAGGATGATGGAAACTGCAAGTGCTGGTGCGGGAGCTGGTGGTGGTCGGAGATAGCTGGATGGTAATGGAGGTGGCGGGAGTCAGAGAATGGTGGGGGTGTTTGCTTCCTGAGATAGAGATGCTTGCATGAGAAGTGGGAAGtactggagaggggcagggaatGTCCTCTGGTTGCTGAGAAACTGGGAATAGTGGGTGTATTGAGGTTGTGGAGTCCAGGtgcactgggaatgctgaggttGAAGGTACTGGGGAAGGCAGTGGTGGGTGGTCttatccccagctccctccttgCTCCATCCCCAGATTGCAAAGGAAGTGTCAAAGCTGCTCGAGATGAAGGCACAGCTGGGGGCAGATGAGGGGAAACACAAGTTCGTGCTCAAGACCCCAAAGGTAACTCCTTACAGTACACTCCATCCAGTGCCCCTCTGTGCATTTCCTCCCCCATAGACACACCCAGCACCCCCCCCACATCTGTGGGTAAAAGTCCAGCATGGCCACACCTGTCTTTGTTCTCATTTCTGTTTCCACTTTCAGTTTTAGCAGCAAGGGGGAGAGGGATGAAAATATCCCCTGACAGCATTTAACCCAGATACCCCCCACTTTAGAGGCTTCTGGGTGCTTCTGTGATATTCCAACCACTGCTGTAGTGATCAGGAAATTCCCTTCTAATGAAGTGTTATTGTAGCTGCCCAGTGCGAGAGTGCTCATATCTGCCCTTAGACTGAGGAGCTGAATAATCCATTTTAAATCCAGTTTACTGAACAGGTCTGGCCAGCtgctggaatttctgtgtcttctTGTGAAAGGACCCTTCCTTTACAAGTAATTTTTCAGTCTCCAGGCCCCTAAGAATAGTGTCCATAATGTAATTTCTGCTGAAAGACTTTGTAGCCTGGATATTTCATCACTGGCAGCTGATGAGAGACCACCTGCTTCCATGCTGTGGCGTGGAGAAAGTTATGAATATGTTCACAAACAAACCAGGCTATGGGGATAATACTGACATaggaaatcacagaaacacggaatggtttgggttggaaggaccttaaagctcatcttgctccaccccctgccacgggcagggacacctcccaccatcccaggttgctccaagccctgtccaacctggccttgaatgcttccagggatggggcagctctgggtagcccagggaagaatttattcccaatatttAAATGTctcaaaaatcccattttccatttcctttctgaTAAGTTTTGTTGAATGTTATTGCAGTGTGATGCCTGGAAAGTGGAAGGGTATTCCTGTGTTTAAAAGTGTGGAGGAGGGGGATTTTGCAGCCCTGTTGAGTGCCAGAGAAACTCATTTGAGTTTCCAGCCTATCTCAGGCTTGTCAGTGGCAGCTGAAGGCCACCTGAGTGCTGTGGGTGGGGGTGCTTCCTCCTGCCTAACTGGTTTTATAGAGTGGAGGTTGGAGGTCTAGCTAATTAACAACTATTTATATGTTACCAAGAGCATAAAGGTGGTCACTGAAATTATTCCATGATCCTTGACACCAAAGAAATGGAGAGGGTGCATGGCCCTTTGGATTGTAGTCAGACATTTCACAGGTGTTACATTTTGAAAGATGATTTTTCTCTATGTTTGGAAATTGCAGAGCTGGTGGTTTCAGAGCATGTGTGTCCTCTGTTTCCACCTTTGGGGTGGCTCATTGGGCAGGGGTCTGGCTAATTAGTCTGAGTCAGAGCTGAGAAGAGGTCCTGGTTGCACTGTCAGACTTGAAGGCAGTGGACTCTGACTGCTGGATCTGTTCTATCTCCTTTGATTCCTGTACTGGGAAACTCCCGGTTTAGGTTTTGCTCTGTGGACCTTGGCAGACTCTCTTTGAGCTGTGCCCTGAGGTTTTCCAACATTTGAAGTGCTGTTTACCAATATCTGGTGTCTGGACCTTGCCTCTCTGGCTTTGTTAGCAGTATGGCAGCTTCTTCATATTGCTTCTGGCATCTTTCTCATTCCATGCCTCTAACCCAAAGTGTTCTTTGCTCCTTCCCTCATCCCAGGGCACCCGGGATTTCGGCCCCAGGGAAATGGCCATCCGTGAGAGAGCCTTCAAAGCCATCATCTCGTGCTTCAAGCGCCACGGAGCCGAAGTCATCGACACACCGGTGTTCGAGCTGAAGGTGGGTGAGGATGCAGCAGGTTGGCTCAGCTGGTGAGGATCCTACAGATGAGAGTGTTGAGGGTTGAGTTTCCTTCTCCTGTTCCTGGGcattctccctttctctccttgTTTTCTCAGTGCTCTAGGGCTGATCCTGTGTCACTGAAGGTGCTGTTGGTTCGTGTGTTGTTTTGTTGTAGGAGACGCTGACAGGGAAATACGGTGAAGACTCGAAGCTCATCTATGATCTAAAAGATCAGGGAGGAGAGCTGCTGTCCTTGCGCTATGACCTGACAGTATCCTGCCACAGTTGGTGCTGAGGGGGCCTTGTCTGTTCTCCTTTTGGGGAGCACTGTcctgagggggagggaggaCCCCAAACTGACAAAGAGAGCATGAGCAGGCACTGTGGTTCAGTGGGTGCAGAACCCTTGCTCAGTTATTTACTCTGCATTGCTTCTGTTCAGTGAAGGAATGCTTAGAATCATGGAGTATCCTGAGTTAGAAGTGACTCCAAGGATCTTTGAGTTAAAttcctgaccctgcacagggcGATCCAGCCAAGTGCCTGAGAGCATTtcccaaatgcttcttgagctctcTTAGGCCTGGTGCTGCAACCACTTCCTTGGGGAGCCTGTGTCTGTGCCCAACAACCGTCTGGGGGaggaaccttttcctaatatccagcctgaccctccctgacacagctttaTGCCCCATGTGTGTGGAAGTACAGAAGATCTGTTCTGTGTGGTTTCTCCCAAGAAGGGTTTCCAGGCCAGGATGCTGCAGCACACAGCCCGCATGAGACTGAGATCCAGCCTaaggtgctgctggaagaagCCTGAAGGGACACTTGGGAGACAGCGTGTGTGGAgaccctggggagctgtgatAAGTCCAGCTGTCTCTTGGCAGTCCGttgccccagggctgctgggtgGGAAACAGTGAGGACCCAGTACTGCCTGTGACTGATAATTGGGGGGCATGATCCTTTCTTGTTGCCATCCTTAACTGTCTGTCTCAGGTGCCCTTTGCTCGCTATCTGGCCATGAACAAGATCACCAACATCAAGCGCTACCACATTGCCAAGGTGTACAGGAGGGACAACCCAGCCATGACCAGGGGCCGCTACCGCGAGTTCTACCAGTGTGTGAGTTTGGCTGTGGACAAGGACGCTGCTGGGGCAGGCTATGGGCTGGGCAGCACCTGTGGGAACATAGCACCATCAAAATAACAGCTGTCTTACCCTTCCCTGTGGGTGTGGAAAGCACTGAAGGATCCACTAATCTCCTTAGTGTGTCCTTATGAGTGTGAAAAACAACTGGACAGCTGTGACATGGGGCTGGTGTGCTGTGGAACTTTGTCATAGAGTCCCTGGGTATCACCTCCTATGCTCTTTATGGGAGGGCAGCTCCTTGCTCTGTCCCACAGTGCTTGCTGGATGGGTGGTGTGGAAGAATTTCCTTCTGATCCCAAATCTGACAACAGTTCAGCTTTGGGTATGCTACCAGGACATACAAACCAGACAAGGTAGTAGCATACGCTACTTCCCTTTCATGTTTAGTCAATTTTAACTTCAAAGGAAGGGAAAACCCAGAGGCCAAATTACAGAACAAGTAACAAAGCAGTTTCCTTCCTGGCTCTCTCATAGTAGCCCCAAGAAGCAgctttgctctgctctgctgatacagtccccagggactcatattgtaaacatttttttgtttgaaaatattccTAATTCATTATACAACCCCTGGGAATACCTTCCAGCTTTGGCTTGGTGATTCTTGTTTCCAGATGACTTGGGGTCATTGCCTCCTATCTCATCTCCTACTCCAAGATCTCACTCCTAGGATAGCTAGAAATGGTCTCCTAATATCCAGGCTGAACTTTTTTGTATCTGATGGTTTCCTTCCTCCCGTTTAAAGAGTTCAGCTCTTGAAAGAGTAGCTGTCATCCCTTGATATCTAttcttcccctttcccaggTAAACTTTTGGGAAATTTTTAGAGAAATTTTCCCCTCCTTAAACCATGTAAATCAAGCTCTGTTATCTTTTTATCCTTCTCTCCTTGGAGATGATCTCATTCTTTTCTCAGTCTAGcaccttttcctgcagcttttcttcAATATAATTCACCAGCccctgtttgtttggtttttttttcccaatgagATTTCATCTGTGCCATTTACAGCAATATCATCACTTTCCTGACTTCCTGTACACTTCCTCACCCAACTTTCCCAGGGATTGCATCAGCCCTTTTTGCACTCAGCTGATCAGGAATTAACTATGTGATCCCATCTCTTCCTCCACTTCCCCAATTTATTTTGAGAGCTTGGTGAAGCCCTTTTGAAATATATCcacataatgaaaattattcttatACCTAAATCTCACTGAAGACTTTGCATTTGGAGATTCCTAAAACAGGAGTTGAACAAGGGCTATCTTGTTGCTTCTGTGGTTTATTTCTCTGAACACTGATGATGTTTCCAGTTGTGGGAGACCAGCCTATTAAAGCATCTTGATTTTGGTCTTTGGTTCTTCTACATACTAGTTCATCTGGTGATCTCTGGTGGGGACCACTGAGGGTTCCTGATTCCTTTTTCTGTATTAACAGAAATAGATTTTGCTTCTCTTGCCTTCCCTAATCATTAACTTGATTGGCATGTGTATTAAAAAAGCACCCTGAGAACCAAGGTGAAACATTTGGCATTTAGTAAATATAATAGCAAATTTAGCAAATGAGAAACagttttttcctcccctttctggttcctttgttctgtttatttaCTGCTGCTCCTCCTTTCTTGTTGTATTTTGAGGATCTTTGTTTAGGAGtgtcacacagcagctgctgggtcaGGGGAGCAGGTCACAGTGTACAAACTCTTTGAAATGCAGTGGACATGAGAGCACTGCTGCCTTCCATGGTAGAGGTCCTAACCCACATCCTGTCCCTTCTGGATTCAATCTGTAAGGGATATAGTGCTTCCTGACATCCCAGTTCTGTTGGGTTTTGTATACAAACTGCTGTTACCAGTTGTATATTGaagctgtttttctgcagcCATGCTGTGGTCCTGAATTGCTCACTGTCTTTTCTTCTGCCCCCAGGACTTTGACATCGCCGGGCAGTTTGACCCGATGATTCCTGATGCTGAGTGCCTGAAGATTGTTCACGAGATCCTGAGTGACCTGCAGCTCGGGGACTTTGTCATCAAGGTGAGACTGGGTGGGTTCTCTGTGCCGTGGTGGGAGGCAGTGGTCattgttctgtgatttttgCACAGTAGCACCTGTTCCCACTCTAAGGCCTGACCCAGAAGTTTGTTACTCCTCTCTGCCTGAAAGCAAATTCGCTCCCCCTTGTGCTAAAGATTGGACCTCCACCTGGATTTGCTTTGAGATGGGAATGACAGGAGTtttgctgaggctgcagctgaCAGTGTTCTCTCCAGAACTAACTATGGTCCCTTGCAAAATTCCAGCAGCCAGCTAGAATGatagaatggtctgggttggaagggaccttaaatattATCCAGTTCCATTActctcccatgggcagggacaccttccactagaccaggctgctccaagccctgtccagcctggttCTGAATACCTGTAGGaatggggcagtcacagcttctctgtgccagggcctcaccatccctataataaaaaatgtcttcCCAATACCTGTCTAGGCAGGTGACTGTCATATTCATTGCCTGCAGTAAAACAGGCTCTGGTCCAGGATTCCTGCCCTTATCCCAACTCCTGATATCTCCTTAGCAGGGGCATCTGCTCAGTGTGTGTGGTGTTGCCTGCACACTCCTGCCTTTCCACCAAGTCCTTTTTTTGGAACTGAAGCATTTTCTAGACCAAGAGTTGTCCCCTACTGTAGGCTGGGCTTGCTATTTGCTTCCAGACACCTCTGCTCCCTTGGGATGGCAGCAAATGGTGCTCAAATGTGCAAGTGAGGCAGGGTGGGAACGgtgcacaggagcaggagagcaaTGGGTAGGAATGCTGGATACACAGGAAGGCAGTGGCATCTATGAGGGACCTGGAGCTGGGCCATTCCTGGGTACTGCAGGCTGGATGCTGTGTTCCTATTGCAGCCCCATGGGGCAGGGGCTGAGTATTTCCCCTTGCGCCTGTCTGGGGTGAGATGAAGGAGCTGGGTATTTGGGGAATGTTAAAAGTGGGGCCTTTAAAGATGAAGACAGTCCTGCAGTAGGGAGCAACAGAATAACCTGCTTGTGGTTATTCTTGTCTCCCACAAGGCAATTTCTGGTTTATGTTGATGCTGGAAGTTTCCAAATTCCTGTgcagtttctttgtttctgacTAATTGTAGACATTCTCAATAGCCATGGAAATACTGAATCCTGCTGAGTCTTTGGCCTTAATTATGTATTCTTACAGAGCATACTTAAGCTACAGAATTCACTATACtatcattaaaaaagaaattcctcATTGAGGATTTAACATAATCAGATGTCCCTTTTCTCTTATGCTGATAGTGTAGGGTAATACTCAGAATTAATCTCCTTTGCTGGGCTCTGTTCCTGAGCTGTTTTTACATGTCCACATGAGGGGCTCATAGGCCCTgatgtttggttgttttggtttgtttttttttttttttcctctgttgagTGGAAGTGTCTGTGGCTCTAGAAGGAAATGTGATGGCTCTGCCCAGGCTTGGTGGATGTCAGTTGTGCTATTTAGTATGCTCTGGGAAGCTCAGCTTCCCaggaatggaaaacagaaattacaaacagcaaaaaaaaacccttgacaGACATCTCCCATATTCTCTTCCATGCTTAAAACTACAGGGGAATGAAGCAGGACAATGCTGAAGCATCTGCTTGAGTTCATAATTCCTGATGTGCTGCTCCCTTTCCCCCAGGTCAATGACCGGCGCATCCTTGATGGGATGTTTGCAGTTTGTGGGGTCCCGGACAGCAAATTCCGAACCATCTGCTCCAGTGTTGACAAACTGGATAAGGTATGggctggagctccaggctgcATCTGCTACTGCTGCTGGAGTCTCAGTGAATAAGCCACGGTCCATGAGAATTGGCTGGAAAATGCTGATAAGCATCAAGTCGTTCCCACCTTTCCCTGGAGGGGATACATGCAGGGCACGGCATTCACATaggcattttattttgttatccATGAGGTCCTGATAAGAAAaaggtgggaagggaaaaatgcTCTTTCACCTAGGAGGTTCAGTTTCTCAAACCTTCACCTGCTCAAGGTTCTGCTGCTTATGAACCAGGCTCatgaaaagctgcagaggcATGACCAAAGTTTGGGGTGTGGGGCTGTGTATATGTGGAGAAGCAATGAGAAGGGAGCACTGTGCTTCCTTGTGATGGGATCACTTCATTGTGGTTTATCTCAGTGTAGCTGGATGTGATCAAGACTCTGGTTCTCTTTGAGCCTTGGTCAGTGGGAACATGGCAACATATTATGCTTAcattgggttttttccattaCCCAAGCAATACCTCACACCTTTCCAGGTGATTCCATGACCAGCAACACTTTCCTGTATGGTGTTTATGTCTAAGTATCAGGTAAACCACAGCAGCAAGATGGCTCTCAGACTTGGAGGTTATACAGTGCTGATACTTAATTCTGGCTAGAAATCAAactaaaagtattttaaagggTTGGGATACAAACAAGTTGTGCAGAGGTACAAGAAATGGAGTTATGCACACGTGACTGTGCTCTAAGAGCACCTCATGCACCTTCTAACCATGAGGATGGGATTCTGCCATGCAGAGGAGAGCCGTGTCCCTGGTGCAGTGGCTGATGCCCTTCTCTCCCCTGCAGATGCCATGGGAAGAAGTGAGGAGTGAGATGGTGGGAGAGAAGGGGCTCTCTCCCGAGGCTGCGGATCGCATCGGGGAGTATGTCCAGCTCCATGGTGAGCACCACGGGGTCGTGCCCTTGGCCTTGTtctgggctggggaaggaaggtGCAGGGCACACGCCCAGCTGGCCAGGGCCCccgtgctggctgctgctgccctggcacacCTGAGGCATGGCTGGTCCCCACAGGTGGGCTGGACCTGATCGAGCGGCTTCTCCAGGATCCCAAGCTGTCCCAGAACAAGCTggccaaggaagggctgggggacATGAAGCTGCTCTTTGAGTACCTGACCCTGTTTGGCATCACAGGGAAGGTGAGGAGATGTGGGGGCAGAAGGGGCTGCTGCCCTCGTGGGCCCCCCCGAGCACCCGCTGACGGGGCTGCCCTTGTGCCCTGCAGATCTCCTTCGACCTGAGCCTGGCACGGGGCCTGGACTATTACACAGGGGTGATCTttgaggctgtgctgctgcagcaggagaacGAGCACGTGGAGGAGCCGGTCAGCGTTGGGAGCGTGGCTGGAGGCGGCCGCTACGACGGGCTGGTGGGGATGTTTGATCCCAAGGGCAGGAAGGTGCCCTGTGTGGGGGTCAGCATTGGGATCGAGCGGATCTTCTCCATCCTGGAACAGAGACTGGAGGTAGGTATTAGTGGTtagcttttttccctctgccttcaGTCAGAGTCAGGATTGAACCACAAGAGGCAGGATTTTTGTGTTCGGACTTAGTTGTTTATGAATTCTTACCTAGTACAGTGAGTTTTGTGGCACTTCTAGTTAACGAgctaaaagtgaaaaaatgtcAGTGGATCTCactagttacaaggtcttttaaaggcAAGCAGTCCAGTTAAAAGCTAacattatattatttatacttttgacgCAATGACCAAACACCTGCAACTCACACTGTGGTGCTTTCTATCCTACCAAAAAACTGCTACTTAAAaccaagaagaagaaggaagaacaagATACTGCTACAGAATGTCTATCTTGTCCCATACCTCTTACTGTATTCTAAAACGCCAAGTTCCAAACCCTTCATCgtgtgatattacacacttctatcCAAACTTCACACCAGTGATCCCAACTCCATCACTCAGTTCTGGAAGCCCCTTacaaggcctcaagtcaaaagcagtatTCTTTTGGGGATCAGTGctagaaagcacagaaagttcaaaactcccaggcttcagggttccaacaaATAGGTGCCTTTGATGCTCAAGTAGGCATGATTAATTCCCCCACTCCAGCAGATGCTGAATTAAGTGTTCCTTGCCTCAGCCTTTGGAGGAGCCAGCCaggcctgtgctgtgctctgcatcAGGAGTCAGAACCAGGATATCACCTCCAATTCTCTGGTCTGGCAGGTGATGTCTGGGGCTCCCACTGAAGAAAAGACTCTTCTTCCCACAGCCCTTAGTCAtggcttctccagctgcagctggagggggCACTTCAGTCCTCAGCAGGGGCAGGTACCTTAGTGTTCCCCACTACATCAGGCCCATGAGCTCACTACATGAGCTCACTTGGGCTCACTCCTTGATGAGTCAGCATTGTTCTGCAAGGGAGGCAGCAGCCTCACACATCTGTTTGTCCTGCCTATGGCACTACAGACAGGCATCACCTGTTCTAGGGCAGGAACTGCAGTGTCTAGGGGTTTCCCAGAgacctttttcttctcccccctCCTCAAAGTTGTACTGTTCTCCATCCCAATCAATGGGTGTTAAATAGCTCTTTGTAAGCTCCCAAAAAGTGGCTTCACGTTCCCCTCCCCCAGAACTCTGGTGTTGGGTCTGTCTTGGCAGCCAGACACAACTGGAATTTCTAAATAGAAACTGAATTCCTCCCCCACCACCTCTAGTCCTGGCCAGGTTTGTTCCTTTACAGGTGACCTTTTAAAGGCTGCTCCCTTCAGCAAGGCAGCAGGGAAATGCCACATGGAGTATCCAGCATCTGCCACAGGGGCTGGTGGAGCATTCAGCTTGCTGCTGTTTATCCCATAGTTAGAACCTCAGCTGTAGAGCAGGCACTGTGTCCACCTTCTCCTGAGTGTGTTGCTTCTGAGCTACTTGGGGCAGATATTTAGGAGACCCTTGGGTGTGGAGAAACATGAGGGAGGTTGTGTTAAACACGCATCATGGAAAATTGTTTTAGCTCTAGGATGGGAGCTGTGGGATCTCCCTGACTCCGAGTTAATGCTGGTGATCCCTCTGAGCCCAGTCCTCTTCAGTGCTAGATTGATGGAGCTGAGTGATGACCTATCCTGCTGGTAAAATCTCAGATGTCTTGGTATGTCTGTGGCATCTTTTGGGTTTTGTCCCCACTCTAGGCCTCTGAGGAGAAGGTCAGGACAACAGAGACACAGGTGCTGGTGGCCTCTGCCCAAAAGAAGCTCCTTGAAGAGCGTCTGAAGCTCATTTCTGAACTGTGGGACGCTGGAATCAAGGTATGGCTGT from Cinclus cinclus chromosome 14, bCinCin1.1, whole genome shotgun sequence encodes:
- the LOC134049438 gene encoding histidine--tRNA ligase, cytoplasmic isoform X1, producing MAAEEAAVRAQAETVRRLKQDKADPDEIAKEVSKLLEMKAQLGADEGKHKFVLKTPKGTRDFGPREMAIRERAFKAIISCFKRHGAEVIDTPVFELKETLTGKYGEDSKLIYDLKDQGGELLSLRYDLTVPFARYLAMNKITNIKRYHIAKVYRRDNPAMTRGRYREFYQCDFDIAGQFDPMIPDAECLKIVHEILSDLQLGDFVIKVNDRRILDGMFAVCGVPDSKFRTICSSVDKLDKMPWEEVRSEMVGEKGLSPEAADRIGEYVQLHGGLDLIERLLQDPKLSQNKLAKEGLGDMKLLFEYLTLFGITGKISFDLSLARGLDYYTGVIFEAVLLQQENEHVEEPVSVGSVAGGGRYDGLVGMFDPKGRKVPCVGVSIGIERIFSILEQRLEASEEKVRTTETQVLVASAQKKLLEERLKLISELWDAGIKAEMLYKKNPKLLNQLQYCEDTGIPLVAIVGEQELKDGVVKLRIVATREEVNVRRESLVEEIRIRTSQC
- the LOC134049438 gene encoding histidine--tRNA ligase, cytoplasmic isoform X2, with amino-acid sequence MAAEEAAVRAQAETVRRLKQDKADPDEIAKEVSKLLEMKAQLGADEGKHKFVLKTPKGTRDFGPREMAIRERAFKAIISCFKRHGAEVIDTPVFELKTLTGKYGEDSKLIYDLKDQGGELLSLRYDLTVPFARYLAMNKITNIKRYHIAKVYRRDNPAMTRGRYREFYQCDFDIAGQFDPMIPDAECLKIVHEILSDLQLGDFVIKVNDRRILDGMFAVCGVPDSKFRTICSSVDKLDKMPWEEVRSEMVGEKGLSPEAADRIGEYVQLHGGLDLIERLLQDPKLSQNKLAKEGLGDMKLLFEYLTLFGITGKISFDLSLARGLDYYTGVIFEAVLLQQENEHVEEPVSVGSVAGGGRYDGLVGMFDPKGRKVPCVGVSIGIERIFSILEQRLEASEEKVRTTETQVLVASAQKKLLEERLKLISELWDAGIKAEMLYKKNPKLLNQLQYCEDTGIPLVAIVGEQELKDGVVKLRIVATREEVNVRRESLVEEIRIRTSQC
- the LOC134049438 gene encoding histidine--tRNA ligase, cytoplasmic isoform X4, which codes for MAAEEAAVRAQAETVRRLKQDKADPDEIAKEVSKLLEMKAQLGADEGKHKFVLKTPKGTRDFGPREMAIRERAFKAIISCFKRHGAEVIDTPVFELKETLTGKYGEDSKLIYDLKDQGGELLSLRYDLTVPFARYLAMNKITNIKRYHIAKVYRRDNPAMTRGRYREFYQCVNDRRILDGMFAVCGVPDSKFRTICSSVDKLDKMPWEEVRSEMVGEKGLSPEAADRIGEYVQLHGGLDLIERLLQDPKLSQNKLAKEGLGDMKLLFEYLTLFGITGKISFDLSLARGLDYYTGVIFEAVLLQQENEHVEEPVSVGSVAGGGRYDGLVGMFDPKGRKVPCVGVSIGIERIFSILEQRLEASEEKVRTTETQVLVASAQKKLLEERLKLISELWDAGIKAEMLYKKNPKLLNQLQYCEDTGIPLVAIVGEQELKDGVVKLRIVATREEVNVRRESLVEEIRIRTSQC
- the LOC134049438 gene encoding histidine--tRNA ligase, cytoplasmic isoform X3, with protein sequence MAAEEAAVRAQAETVRRLKQDKADPDEIAKEVSKLLEMKAQLGADEGKHKFVLKTPKGTRDFGPREMAIRERAFKAIISCFKRHGAEVIDTPVFELKETLTGKYGEDSKLIYDLKDQGGELLSLRYDLTVPFARYLAMNKITNIKRYHIAKVYRRDNPAMTRGRYREFYQCDFDIAGQFDPMIPDAECLKIVHEILSDLQLGDFVIKMPWEEVRSEMVGEKGLSPEAADRIGEYVQLHGGLDLIERLLQDPKLSQNKLAKEGLGDMKLLFEYLTLFGITGKISFDLSLARGLDYYTGVIFEAVLLQQENEHVEEPVSVGSVAGGGRYDGLVGMFDPKGRKVPCVGVSIGIERIFSILEQRLEASEEKVRTTETQVLVASAQKKLLEERLKLISELWDAGIKAEMLYKKNPKLLNQLQYCEDTGIPLVAIVGEQELKDGVVKLRIVATREEVNVRRESLVEEIRIRTSQC